The following are from one region of the Osmia bicornis bicornis chromosome 8, iOsmBic2.1, whole genome shotgun sequence genome:
- the LOC114877682 gene encoding IQ motif and SEC7 domain-containing protein 2 isoform X6 translates to MSAVLGSVGDPGGLLDPDVESIIEEKNQLISRQYAEIERLQRELTEVIGERDALLCEVSKFKFEREMTDLTRLLDDSFPQKMERPSQHAANVNQVHSGGMHGVYSSGSQTSLTTSYITGQSYVQNQNYAHGPYNSSSNVRVYAHAGYNQPQSYGTMVQGYGGQPQATGYQQNHLKKGPVRNGDVLKRCRLQTAYELSQDLLDKQIEMLERKYGGVKARNAALTIQRAFRRYTLLKKFAAITAMAKAEKRLSRKLQETTDRATGMNEHDKMVYHSQIYIQQPQTANRPMPIRSMSLRERRHAENSQSPIPRSQSGRCEVQVTGHQHVNHNIHQSGRHTPSLAPSPCNRHQQLPPSPCWESSSQESGSSIHYYNPQEALCGIRQETPPRDLLRTPCTSPSTPHNLQTPIPQNWSNASHLGSAGRTRGSAKKVPPEVPKRTSSITSRSMEPRHNGLSKSVENGSLSSVQSSGSDSTNCESSEGDAQRGSPVWKHKGISSSPEHQECANHTTDSSTMMNSVKEMGHSHASSGYQLPLMDHPENIPQTSYKVSETVRKRQYRVGLNLFNKKPERGISYLIRRGFLENSPQGVARFLISRKGLSKQMIGEYLGNLQNPFNMAVLECFSQELDLSGMQVDVALRKFQAYFRMPGEAQKIERLMEIFSQRYCQCNPDVVSRLRSADTVFVLAFAIIMLNTDLHTPNLKPDRRMRLEDFIKNLRGIDDCGDIDRDILMGIYERVKENEFKPGSDHVSQVMKVQATIVGKKPNMALPHRRLVCYCRLYEIPDINKKERPGVHQREVFLFNDLLVVTKILSKKKNSVTYTFRQSFPLCGMIVTLFQVPHYPYGIRLSQRVDGKVLVTFNARNAHDRCKFVEDLRESISEMDEMETLRIETELERQKSSRSARGGAENRDSGVADVEICPCPGSCSEKSETTDMDTQLKRSALSNSLLDIHEQFAGEKPQRRGSVGSLDSGGLFAKRERKLSQSEESGPYSRTTEV, encoded by the exons CTTCCCGCAAAAAATGGAGAGGCCGTCCCAGCACGCGGCGAACGTGAACCAGGTGCACAGCGGCGGCATGCACGGGGTGTACTCGTCCGGCAGCCAAACATCCCTGACGACCTCCTACATCACGGGACAGTCATACgtacaaaatcaaaattacGCTCACGGCCCGTACAATTCATCGTCGAACGTTCGGGTTTACGCTCACGCGGGTTACAATCAGCCCCAAAGCTACGGCACCATGGTGCAGGGCTACGGTGGTCAACCTCAGGCAACAGGGTATCAACAGAATCACCTTAAAAAAGGACCTGTACGTAACGGAGACGTGCTGAAGAGATGCCGGCTGCAGACTGC ATACGAGCTGTCTCAGGATCTCTTAGACAAGCAGATCGAGATGCTGGAGCGAAAGTATGGCGGTGTGAAGGCGAGGAACGCCGCATTAACCATCCAGCGCGCTTTCAGGAGATACACGTTGTTGAAGAAATTCGCGGCGATCACCGCGATGGCCAAAGCTGAGAAGAGGCTCAGCAGAAAATTGCAGGAGACGACGGATCGAGCTACGGGCATGAACGAGCACGATAAGATGGTCTATCATAGCCAGATTTACATTCAACAGCCGCAGACGGCGAACAGACCTATGCCTATCAGGAGCATGTCTCTGAGAGAGAGGAGGCACGCGGAGAACTCGCAATCGCCGATACCGCGAAGTCAGAGCGGCAGGTGCGAGGTTCAGGTTACCGGTCATCAGCACGTGAATCATAATATCCATCAGAGTGGCAGGCACACGCCTTCTCTGGCGCCCAGCCCTTGCAATAGACATCAACAACTACCGCCTAGCCCTTGCTGGGAGTCTAGCTCTCAGGAGAGCGGCTCTAGCATTCATTATTACAACCCACAG GAAGCTCTTTGTGGCATCAGACAAGAGACACCTCCACGGGACTTGCTTCGAACCCCGTGCACCTCGCCGTCTACGCCCCACAATCTTCAAACTCCGATCCCTCAAAATTGGAGTAACGCCAGTCATCTAGGGTCTGCCGGACGAACGAGAGGATCCGCGAAAAAGGTCCCGCCGGAAGTGCCAAAAAGAACGTCTTCCATTACATCAAGGTCTATGGAGCCACGTCACAATGGTTTGAGCAAGAGCGTGGAGAACGGTAGCCTAAGCTCTGTCCAGAGTTCTGGCAGCGATTCCACTAATTGCGAGAGCTCCGAGGGAGACGCTCAAAGAGGATCACCTGTGTGGAAGCATAAAGGAATC TCAAGCTCGCCGGAACATCAAGAATGCGCAAATCACACTACAGATTCGAGCACCATGATGAACAGCGTAAAAGAGATGGGTCACTCGCATGCCAGTTCCGGTTACCAACTTCCGTTGATGGACCATCCGGAAAATATACCCCAGACGAGTTACAAAGTTTCAGAAACAGTTAGGAAACGTCAATACAGAGTAGGCCTAAATTTGTTCAACAAGAAACCCGAACGAGGAATCAGTTATTTGATCAGACGAGGATTCTTGGAGAACAGCCCGCAAGGTGTAGCGAGATTCCTGATCAGCAGAAAAGGATTGTCCAAGCAGATGATAGGAGAGTATCTTGGGAACTTGCAGAACCCTTTCAACATGGCTGTGCTCGA ATGCTTCTCCCAAGAGCTAGACCTATCCGGAATGCAAGTGGACGTTGCCCTAAGGAAATTCCAGGCATATTTCCGGATGCCTGGCGAAGCCCAGAAGATAGAACGACTGATGGAGATTTTCAGCCAGCGTTACTGCCAATGCAATCCAGACGTGGTGTCCAGGCTACGTTCAGCAGACACTGTCTTTGTCTTGGCGTTCGCAATCATAATGCTGAACACCGATTTACACACGCCAAACCTGAAACCAGACCGCAGAATGAGGCTGGAGGATTTCATCAAGAATCTCAGAGGCATAGACGACTGTGGAGACATCGACAGAGATATACTGATGGGCATATACGAGAGAGTGAAGGAGAACGAATTTAAACCTGGATCTGACCACGTTTCCCAAGTGATGAAGGTTCAGGCGACGATAGTGGGCAAGAAACCCAATATGGCTTTGCCACATAGGAGATTGGTCTGCTATTGCAGACTATACGAGATTCCGGATATCAACAAGAAGGAGAGACCAGGTGTACATCAACGAGAAGTGTTCCTTTTTAATGATCTACTCGTTGTGACGAAGATCTTGAGCAAGAAGAAAAATAGCGTCACCTATACCTTCAGACAGAGCTTCCCATTGTGCGGAATGATCGTCACCCTGTTTCAAGTTCCTC ATTATCCGTACGGAATTAGACTCTCCCAACGTGTGGATGGAAAGGTGTTGGTCACGTTCAACGCTAGGAACGCGCACGACAGGTGCAAGTTCGTGGAGGATCTCAGGGAATCCATCAGCGAGATGGACGAGATGGAAACCTTACGGATTGAGACGGAACTGGAACGACAGAAGAGCAGTAGAAGTGCCAGAGGAGGTGCGGAGAACAGGGACTCCGGAGTGGCGGATGTCGAGATATGTCCTTGCCCGGGTTCTTGCTCGGAGAAATCAGAAACCACCGACATGGACACGCAATTGAAACGCTCTGCTCTTAGTAACTCGCTTCTGGATATACACGAGCAGT TTGCCGGTGAGAAACCACAGCGACGTGGAAGCGTGGGCTCGCTAGATAGTG GGGGTCTATTCGCCAAACGGGAACGAAAGCTTTCGCAATCGGAGGAATCTGGCCCTTACAGTCGCACCACGGAAGTATAA
- the LOC114877682 gene encoding IQ motif and SEC7 domain-containing protein 2 isoform X3, producing the protein MSAVLGSVGDPGGLLDPDVESIIEEKNQLISRQYAEIERLQRELTEVIGERDALLCEVSKFKFEREMTDLTRLLDDSFPQKMERPSQHAANVNQVHSGGMHGVYSSGSQTSLTTSYITGQSYVQNQNYAHGPYNSSSNVRVYAHAGYNQPQSYGTMVQGYGGQPQATGYELSQDLLDKQIEMLERKYGGVKARNAALTIQRAFRRYTLLKKFAAITAMAKAEKRLSRKLQETTDRATGMNEHDKMVYHSQIYIQQPQTANRPMPIRSMSLRERRHAENSQSPIPRSQSGRCEVQVTGHQHVNHNIHQSGRHTPSLAPSPCNRHQQLPPSPCWESSSQESGSSIHYYNPQEALCGIRQETPPRDLLRTPCTSPSTPHNLQTPIPQNWSNASHLGSAGRTRGSAKKVPPEVPKRTSSITSRSMEPRHNGLSKSVENGSLSSVQSSGSDSTNCESSEGDAQRGSPVWKHKGISSSPEHQECANHTTDSSTMMNSVKEMGHSHASSGYQLPLMDHPENIPQTSYKVSETVRKRQYRVGLNLFNKKPERGISYLIRRGFLENSPQGVARFLISRKGLSKQMIGEYLGNLQNPFNMAVLECFSQELDLSGMQVDVALRKFQAYFRMPGEAQKIERLMEIFSQRYCQCNPDVVSRLRSADTVFVLAFAIIMLNTDLHTPNLKPDRRMRLEDFIKNLRGIDDCGDIDRDILMGIYERVKENEFKPGSDHVSQVMKVQATIVGKKPNMALPHRRLVCYCRLYEIPDINKKERPGVHQREVFLFNDLLVVTKILSKKKNSVTYTFRQSFPLCGMIVTLFQVPHYPYGIRLSQRVDGKVLVTFNARNAHDRCKFVEDLRESISEMDEMETLRIETELERQKSSRSARGGAENRDSGVADVEICPCPGSCSEKSETTDMDTQLKRSALSNSLLDIHEQFAGEKPQRRGSVGSLDSGMSISFQSTSASSMSQGIKHPGHPIHPGATIPGGAKGLAQQPSFLGGLFAKRERKLSQSEESGPYSRTTEV; encoded by the exons CTTCCCGCAAAAAATGGAGAGGCCGTCCCAGCACGCGGCGAACGTGAACCAGGTGCACAGCGGCGGCATGCACGGGGTGTACTCGTCCGGCAGCCAAACATCCCTGACGACCTCCTACATCACGGGACAGTCATACgtacaaaatcaaaattacGCTCACGGCCCGTACAATTCATCGTCGAACGTTCGGGTTTACGCTCACGCGGGTTACAATCAGCCCCAAAGCTACGGCACCATGGTGCAGGGCTACGGTGGTCAACCTCAGGCAACAGG ATACGAGCTGTCTCAGGATCTCTTAGACAAGCAGATCGAGATGCTGGAGCGAAAGTATGGCGGTGTGAAGGCGAGGAACGCCGCATTAACCATCCAGCGCGCTTTCAGGAGATACACGTTGTTGAAGAAATTCGCGGCGATCACCGCGATGGCCAAAGCTGAGAAGAGGCTCAGCAGAAAATTGCAGGAGACGACGGATCGAGCTACGGGCATGAACGAGCACGATAAGATGGTCTATCATAGCCAGATTTACATTCAACAGCCGCAGACGGCGAACAGACCTATGCCTATCAGGAGCATGTCTCTGAGAGAGAGGAGGCACGCGGAGAACTCGCAATCGCCGATACCGCGAAGTCAGAGCGGCAGGTGCGAGGTTCAGGTTACCGGTCATCAGCACGTGAATCATAATATCCATCAGAGTGGCAGGCACACGCCTTCTCTGGCGCCCAGCCCTTGCAATAGACATCAACAACTACCGCCTAGCCCTTGCTGGGAGTCTAGCTCTCAGGAGAGCGGCTCTAGCATTCATTATTACAACCCACAG GAAGCTCTTTGTGGCATCAGACAAGAGACACCTCCACGGGACTTGCTTCGAACCCCGTGCACCTCGCCGTCTACGCCCCACAATCTTCAAACTCCGATCCCTCAAAATTGGAGTAACGCCAGTCATCTAGGGTCTGCCGGACGAACGAGAGGATCCGCGAAAAAGGTCCCGCCGGAAGTGCCAAAAAGAACGTCTTCCATTACATCAAGGTCTATGGAGCCACGTCACAATGGTTTGAGCAAGAGCGTGGAGAACGGTAGCCTAAGCTCTGTCCAGAGTTCTGGCAGCGATTCCACTAATTGCGAGAGCTCCGAGGGAGACGCTCAAAGAGGATCACCTGTGTGGAAGCATAAAGGAATC TCAAGCTCGCCGGAACATCAAGAATGCGCAAATCACACTACAGATTCGAGCACCATGATGAACAGCGTAAAAGAGATGGGTCACTCGCATGCCAGTTCCGGTTACCAACTTCCGTTGATGGACCATCCGGAAAATATACCCCAGACGAGTTACAAAGTTTCAGAAACAGTTAGGAAACGTCAATACAGAGTAGGCCTAAATTTGTTCAACAAGAAACCCGAACGAGGAATCAGTTATTTGATCAGACGAGGATTCTTGGAGAACAGCCCGCAAGGTGTAGCGAGATTCCTGATCAGCAGAAAAGGATTGTCCAAGCAGATGATAGGAGAGTATCTTGGGAACTTGCAGAACCCTTTCAACATGGCTGTGCTCGA ATGCTTCTCCCAAGAGCTAGACCTATCCGGAATGCAAGTGGACGTTGCCCTAAGGAAATTCCAGGCATATTTCCGGATGCCTGGCGAAGCCCAGAAGATAGAACGACTGATGGAGATTTTCAGCCAGCGTTACTGCCAATGCAATCCAGACGTGGTGTCCAGGCTACGTTCAGCAGACACTGTCTTTGTCTTGGCGTTCGCAATCATAATGCTGAACACCGATTTACACACGCCAAACCTGAAACCAGACCGCAGAATGAGGCTGGAGGATTTCATCAAGAATCTCAGAGGCATAGACGACTGTGGAGACATCGACAGAGATATACTGATGGGCATATACGAGAGAGTGAAGGAGAACGAATTTAAACCTGGATCTGACCACGTTTCCCAAGTGATGAAGGTTCAGGCGACGATAGTGGGCAAGAAACCCAATATGGCTTTGCCACATAGGAGATTGGTCTGCTATTGCAGACTATACGAGATTCCGGATATCAACAAGAAGGAGAGACCAGGTGTACATCAACGAGAAGTGTTCCTTTTTAATGATCTACTCGTTGTGACGAAGATCTTGAGCAAGAAGAAAAATAGCGTCACCTATACCTTCAGACAGAGCTTCCCATTGTGCGGAATGATCGTCACCCTGTTTCAAGTTCCTC ATTATCCGTACGGAATTAGACTCTCCCAACGTGTGGATGGAAAGGTGTTGGTCACGTTCAACGCTAGGAACGCGCACGACAGGTGCAAGTTCGTGGAGGATCTCAGGGAATCCATCAGCGAGATGGACGAGATGGAAACCTTACGGATTGAGACGGAACTGGAACGACAGAAGAGCAGTAGAAGTGCCAGAGGAGGTGCGGAGAACAGGGACTCCGGAGTGGCGGATGTCGAGATATGTCCTTGCCCGGGTTCTTGCTCGGAGAAATCAGAAACCACCGACATGGACACGCAATTGAAACGCTCTGCTCTTAGTAACTCGCTTCTGGATATACACGAGCAGT TTGCCGGTGAGAAACCACAGCGACGTGGAAGCGTGGGCTCGCTAGATAGTGGTATGTCGATTTCTTTTCAATCTACATCTGCCAGCTCAATGAGCCAAGGCATTAAACATCCGGGACATCCTATACATCCAGGGGCTACAATCCCTGGTGGTGCTAAGGGACTGGCTCAGCAGCCGTCTTTTTTAGGGGGTCTATTCGCCAAACGGGAACGAAAGCTTTCGCAATCGGAGGAATCTGGCCCTTACAGTCGCACCACGGAAGTATAA